The Triticum aestivum cultivar Chinese Spring chromosome 6D, IWGSC CS RefSeq v2.1, whole genome shotgun sequence genomic sequence AGAAACACGCTCTCTTGCTCATCTGTTAGTATGGTTGCATCCAAAGAAATAAAATTTAGGCTTCGAAGGCAGATGAGGCCCTTGCAGAATGATGTGTTAAGGGGAGACAAGTCATCGACCTTGAGACTTTCCAGTGCAGGGAATAACTCATGGATATGACTTGAAATTCCCTCAATTGGCTCATAACTCTGCAACGTGGCAAGGGAATCCAAGGCAGGGGAATCGATTATTTCCAAATGCTTGAGGGTCACGAGGGATTGCAAGCCCTCTAGTGTGACGAGTGAACTACATGACCCAACTTCCAAACGTTCCAGCGACGTGCAGGAATGCAGCTGTAGAGATTTCAATCTTGAGTTATAAGATAATTTCAAAGACCTAAGGATTCCAAGCGATCGCAAGCCCTCTATGGTGACGAGCTGATCGCAACCCTGAATTTCCAAATCTTCCAAGGCCGTACAGGAATCCAGCTGTAGACATTCCAAACTTCTCCCACTATTTAAATTTATTTTTTTGAGGCAGGTGAGATTACCCACAAAGCAGGGCCGCAGAGCTTTTCGGGAATAATCAGACCAATCAAGATGTTCAAGTGATTGCGGGAGGAGACATCTTCCATTCTCTACCTGTGAGGAGGAGGTAAATCCAGCAAAGCCTTCCCTACTCCCGTCAACTATCAGATGAGGGCATCCACAAATTGTTATCTTTTTGAGATCCAACGGAATGTGCACGAGATCTTCTACAGCTGAGCTTGGCCTTGTGTCATCTGCATATGGCCGTGTGTCATCTGCATATCCTGATGAAGCATCGCATAGATATCTTGATGTCCAAGAAGCTGAGACTTTTCCTTCCTCTTCTATCCTCTGCTGTGTCAACTGCGAGCAATTATATAAATACAAATCCTTCAGGGTTGGCGAATGTTGCAGCATCAGAGATAGACACTTCCCAATTATTCTGCATCCTCTAATATCAAGACTTTCAAGAGCCGGAAGAGCAGCATCTTTTACGGTTATCGTGTCTTCATGGGTATGCTTTGGCACAGAATCTGGTGAGAAAAGTTTTGTGCAGTCCACTATTTTCAAACTCTTTAACGAGATGAGCTGACTTAAACATTTGAATGAAATAGATGTTAAATTTCCACACGACGATATCTCCAAACATTTGATATCCTTAAGATTATGGAATGCCAAAATTCTGTCATCAAGTGCCATTGTCTGAACAAAAGGCATATCCCAAATTCTTTTTCCATTACTTTTGAATGTTCCCATGGAAGATCCCTCCATTGTCATAATTGTGGAAACTCTGCTGATTAATAGTTCAGAAAATATGGCTGAAAGTGGAAGGGGGGTCTGTACTTGCAAATTAGGACAATCGCACATAATGAGTTTCCTCAGACTGGGCAACCATGACTTATGCTCAGTTTCATAGTTACAACCTTTCTGAAACAGATCGAACACGTCAAGTACAGGGCATCTCTGGATCTCCAACACCCTTAAACTAGACTTCATACCCCCCACGGAAGTACATGAACATCTCTGTAAATCTGGCATTCCATCTAAAACCAGCTCCTCCAATGACGGAACCAATACTTCGCTTACTCTCCGCATGTTGCACAACTTCAACCTTTTAAGAAACCGAAGCATTTCGAGAGATGGAAGTATTCTCTGCTCACTGCAATCCTCTAGATCAACCATATGCAATGACATACAGAAAGCAGCATCCAATACTTGAAGATGGAAAAACTTGTTCAAAACTTGAGGCAAAGCCTTCTGCTCAGTATGACCATTCTGAAGTTTTAGATACCGAAGACGTGTAGGATTTGCCAAGCTACGCATGAAGGAACTAAAATCAGCAGATGTTGCAGACATTTGCAGCAGACGCAAGTTATGTGCCTTTTCAAATACATCTTGGAATTCTTTGAAGAAAAAGGAGTCATATTCCCCAATTAACACCACTGTTCTCAACTTTCTCACTGATGCGACTATATTTTGCGAAAGAAAATCAAAATTCTCACAACGACGTATGCTCCCAGTCTTATTATCCCTCCGATATATACAATCAGTTACTATAGACAAATGGTGCACGGTTGACAAAACTGTATTGCACTGCAAACCATCCAAAGTTGCACACTCAGTTCTTGAAACTAGCCTTGCAAAATCATACATCAGGCCACACATAATATAGTAAGTTTGACTACCAAtagagggtttttctatttcaacCCGCTGAAACAAGCCGAGGTTCACCAAGTCTGTCAGGTAGTACCATCCAATCTCCTCCAAACTCCTACTTGAATGATCACACTTCACAAATCCCTGTGAAATCCAAAGACGAACTAGCTCCTCAGCAAGAAACTGATAGTTGTAGGGGAATATAGAACAATACGAGCAACATTGTCGTAGAGGGTAGGTCAGCTCATCATAGGAAAGCTTCAAACAAAACATGATGCCATCAGCGCGTTGCAGAGAATTCCAAGCTTCAGTCTTCAGGGTGTTACTCCAATGATCCACAGTAAGATGATCTCTTAATAGTGCCCCGGCAGTTTGTGCTGCTAATGGGTTCCCTTTTAACTTTTGTGCTATTTCCTGTCCTAAGTCACTTAGACTTGCTTGCGCTTCATAATTCTCGTCACCAAACGCGCATGATTTAAACAACTGCCAAAAATGGTCCTTTCCCAAAGTACCTAAGTTAATTGGTCTAATGGTTCCTCTCCTCTTTGCAATAGAAAGTTTTCTAGTTGTCATAATTATCATATTGCCATTTGCACTACCAGAATTGAAAGGAGCCAATAATTTGTTCCATCGACCATCATCCATGTCTTTCCAGACATCATCCAAAACAAGTAGAAACCTCTTCGATTTAATATgacccttcaagatctcctgaagATTGGGAAAGCTACATAGTCCATCATGTGATTCTTGGGAGACGCATTCTAACATCTGTCTTGTGAGTCTCATTTCATCAAAGTTGTTAGACACCCAAATCCATATCTTGTGATCAAATTGACTTTTCAAAGCTGGATCATTGTATACAAGCTGAGCGAGAGTTGTCT encodes the following:
- the LOC123146296 gene encoding putative disease resistance protein RGA4, which encodes MEAVEDTNLEAAIGWLTDTILSNLPAGGKLDSWIGQAGLGNDIGKLKSEVEAVEMVVSAVQGRAAGNKPLARSLAAVKELLYDADDVVDELDCYRLQQELEPDTLLETDGHRTQQVERSRENADVQSSSNGNGRLRSKEWNHFDITQFEQNGGPARARCKYCETEVMCTTKKGTSVLRNHLNSKGCSKKREATDPSSSIVDATTIHVPVATGNSSNRKRMRTGQESTHINAANPNGWNKDSFPKRIQDITSQLQGKREAVTRILKILGSDSGGATSNHSQLMVTDPRRRTSSLVQGKVYGRAEDKSYIKMLIKECKSDASLTVLPIVGIGGVGKTTLAQLVYNDPALKSQFDHKIWIWVSNNFDEMRLTRQMLECVSQESHDGLCSFPNLQEILKGHIKSKRFLLVLDDVWKDMDDGRWNKLLAPFNSGSANGNMIIMTTRKLSIAKRRGTIRPINLGTLGKDHFWQLFKSCAFGDENYEAQASLSDLGQEIAQKLKGNPLAAQTAGALLRDHLTVDHWSNTLKTEAWNSLQRADGIMFCLKLSYDELTYPLRQCCSYCSIFPYNYQFLAEELVRLWISQGFVKCDHSSRSLEEIGWYYLTDLVNLGLFQRVEIEKPSIGSQTYYIMCGLMYDFARLVSRTECATLDGLQCNTVLSTVHHLSIVTDCIYRRDNKTGSIRRCENFDFLSQNIVASVRKLRTVVLIGEYDSFFFKEFQDVFEKAHNLRLLQMSATSADFSSFMRSLANPTRLRYLKLQNGHTEQKALPQVLNKFFHLQVLDAAFCMSLHMVDLEDCSEQRILPSLEMLRFLKRLKLCNMRRVSEVLVPSLEELVLDGMPDLQRCSCTSVGGMKSSLRVLEIQRCPVLDVFDLFQKGCNYETEHKSWLPSLRKLIMCDCPNLQVQTPLPLSAIFSELLISRVSTIMTMEGSSMGTFKSNGKRIWDMPFVQTMALDDRILAFHNLKDIKCLEISSCGNLTSISFKCLSQLISLKSLKIVDCTKLFSPDSVPKHTHEDTITVKDAALPALESLDIRGCRIIGKCLSLMLQHSPTLKDLYLYNCSQLTQQRIEEEGKVSASWTSRYLCDASSGYADDTRPYADDTRPSSAVEDLVHIPLDLKKITICGCPHLIVDGSREGFAGFTSSSQVENGRCLLPQSLEHLDWSDYSRKALRPCFVGNLTCLKKINLNSGRSLECLQLDSCTALEDLEIQGCDQLVTIEGLRSLGILRSLKLSYNSRLKSLQLHSCTSLERLEVGSCSSLVTLEGLQSLVTLKHLEIIDSPALDSLATLQSYEPIEGISSHIHELFPALESLKVDDLSPLNTSFCKGLICLRSLNFISLDATILTDEQESVFLLLGSLQELQFIDSRHLLDLPSGLSSLPSLKTLKIIGCKRILGLPKEGLPPSLKQLVIKQCSFELKEQCRSLATSKLEVLTTWIDF